The Branchiostoma lanceolatum isolate klBraLanc5 chromosome 10, klBraLanc5.hap2, whole genome shotgun sequence genome has a window encoding:
- the LOC136443257 gene encoding beta-1,4 N-acetylgalactosaminyltransferase 1-like, with protein MADTKTSVITKEDLSFKMAASRGFMFGAALAVCFLVTTLTGLVSYTYLKKQGERLTHYNRPSTRHLLQKQPASQVDNQVADSRCNCSRKALVFANAIPKGEKVDVLQRKKKELLKYRKRTESARETLLFANGSVPLSYPTQGLAVVPEGVIEIPGLEVVDNSENEEYQVQLNTSHYGVLDVTETLSGVQVDGRRTTCLIMRSSSLVLLNRQLQTVVYVNTVYDIDARDLVHFSYLDYQATFSIRIRVRKSPRLYDPGKDNDINNKVTIITKTFLRYPSVKALLNSTRMFYPKIRIVIADDSRPVEDLQAENTDHYVMPFGAGWFGGRNLALSQVTTPYFLWVDDDYVFVNDTKLEKFVEVLDNTNLDLVSGRVGNRNLMYSKLSILPGDDHGDCLVQGHGHYGRVPGYPHCYLTPKVTNFYMGRTDKVRAVGFDPTYSRYGHTEFFVDAMGRLRMAACEGVRIDHKSSRNKDYNKFRRGGGVSGNYRNIIMRRQYFKDNIHCWIKP; from the exons ATGGCAGATACGAAAACTTCCGTCATCACAAAAGAAGACTTGAgcttcaagatggcggcgtcgCGTGGATTTATGTTTGGAGCAGCCCTCGCGGTGTGTTTTCTTGTGACCACGTTAACTGGACTCGTCAGCTACACTTATCTAAAGAAGCAGGGGGAAAGGTTAACACACTACAACAGACCCAGTACAAGacacctgctacagaaacagcccGCCTCACA GGTGGACAACCAGGTCGCAGATAGCCGCTGCAACTGCTCTAGAAAGGCATTAGTCTTCGCCAACGCTATTCCGAAAGGGGAAAAAGTGGACGTGCTGcagaggaagaaaaaagaacTACTGAAGTACAGAAAAAG gACCGAGTCCGCCAGGGAAACTTTGCTGTTTGCCAATGGCTCCGTTCCCCTCAGCTACCCAACTCAAGGTTTGGCCGTGGTTCCGGAGGGAGTGATAGAAATACCAG GCCTCGAAGTGGTTGACAACAGCGAAAACGAGGAATACCAG GTCCAACTCAACACGTCACATTACGGCGTGCTCGACGTGACAGAGACTCTGTCCGGGGTACAGGTGGACGGACGACGTACCACGTGTCTGATCATGCGCAGTAGTTCTCTAGTCCTCCTCAACCGTCAGCTCCAGACCGTGGTGTATGTGAACACCGTGTACGACATAGATGCCAGGGACTTAG TACACTTCAGTTACCTGGATTATCAGGCGACATTTTCTATCCGCATTCGGGTCAGGAAGTCCCCACGCCTCTATGATCCTGGAAAAG ACAACGACATCAACAATAAGGTGACAATCATCACTAAGACGTTTCTGAGATATCCGTCCGTCAAGGCTCTCCTCAACAGTACCCGGATGTTCTACCCCAAAATCCGGATAGTGATTGCAGACGACAGCCGCCCTGTGGAAGACCTCCAGGCGGAAAACACTGATCATTACGTCATGCCGTTTGGAGCG GGTTGGTTCGGTGGCAGGAATCTAGCCTTGTCACAGGTAACCACGCCCTACTTCCTGTGGGTGGACGACGACTATGTGTTTGTCAACGATACAAAGTTGGAGAAGTTTGTAGAGGTTCTTGACAACACTAATCTGGATTTG GTATCTGGTAGGGTTGGTAACAGGAATCTCATGTACTCCAAGCTGTCGATCCTACCCGGAGACGACCATGGCGACTGTCTGGTTCAAGGCCACGGGCACTACGGCCGCGTTCCCGGCTACCCACACTGTTATCTGACCCCGAAGGTCACCAACTTCTACATGGGTAGAACGGACAAAGTCCGCGCTGTGGGATTTGATCCAACCTACTCTCGCTATGGACATACAG AGTTCTTTGTGGATGCTATGGGGAGATTGCGAATGGCAGCGTGTGAGGGGGTGCGTATAGACCACAAATCCAGTCGAAACAAGGACTACAACAAGTTCCGCCGAGGGGGAGGTGTATCCGGGAACTACCGGAATATTATCATGAGGCGACAGTACTTTAAAGATAACATACACTGCTGGATTAAACCATAG